CCCAGGCGGTCTTCTTGGGCAAGGCAAAGAGTTCGCAGAGAGTGAGGAAGGTGGTCAGGCAGACAGCGGTCTGTAGGAAGACGATGGGGTAGCCGGCACCGAGCTTGAAGCGATCCTCCGTCACGGTTACCGCAACGAGGGTAGCCCAGCCGAGGATGAACAACCAAATGTTGACATAGCCCCGGTGAAGCGCACTGGGTCTGGCAAAGTTGGCGCCGCGCATAATGGACCAGAAGGTGAAGtagaagagggagaagatcaTAGCGATCCTGCTCGTTGTTAGCCACACCATCCCCCATTAATCCCCAAGAGAGAAACTTACACAGAATACCGATGACTGTAGATAATGAAAGGATTCACTttcctcatcaagaaggccacCGCAAGCGACAGCGCCCCAGAAACAATAAACGCGAAGGGGAACCGAAAAGCACCTTTCCACCCGCCGACCAACACTGGCTCAAAGTCAGGCTGATCATACGTCCTGACGCTTGAGGTGAAAAAGTAGTACTTGTCCAGTTTGTGAAGGATGTACGtggccaacaccaagatcaGAGGCGTGGCCACCAGCACCGTCAGCGACCAGGCAAACATGCCTCTCAGGCCAAAATTGACGAACCCCTTGCCAAAGAGATCAAACCACACTCCGTTGCTTGGGCTGCCATTGCGGACCTTGTTGCGGGCGCCATCAGGCCGAGCGCCAACAAAGGTATCCCCAGTATCCCCCGAGAGCTTACTGGTCGTGTGGATAGCCGCGCTGAGCATATGCCAAAGACTGGCCTTCGACGTGTGAGTAGCATCGTCCCTATTGGTGTGGTATCTCGATCTAGGCTTGAAGAAAGCAAGGTCGAGTCCTCGCTGCCCATACACGTCGTAAAGCACCGAGTAGTCAGTACCGCTCCTGATGAACCCAAGCCCAAAGGCATCAGAAGCAATGACCGTGCCGAAGGGGTCCGAAGTCCCAGCATACGCAGCCGTGACCTCTCTGTCCGTAGTCCGGAAAAGATTTGCCCGtcctccagcaccggcaCCCTCAAGATTCAAGAACGTATGGATATACGGATTCAACGGGTGCTGTCCCAGCGCTCTCGCACCGTACAGGtaatcctcctcgccattgTTAAGCATCACCACAATGCCCCTTTCCGGCTGGTGATCCGGGTGAGCAAAGTATTTGATCACCTGCAGGCAGGTAACAACACCCATACCGTCATCCGTAGCACCATACCCAGTCGAAACCctatcaccatcatcagtatcaccaacccctcaaaacATCATCCATCGTAAAGAACTCACGAGTCGTAATGCGCATtaaccaacaccaagccccTCTCattcttcctcaccccctccacctctcccccatcagcactcctccaccaatccccctcatcatcccccttccccctaaCATAAACCAAAATATTCGTCCCCTCAAAATACGCCGCCACCTGAGCACTACCCGGCGTAGGCACCACGCTCCCCGCCATCAAACCCGTAACATTGCTCCTCAAATCATCAAAAACCGTCACAtttcccttcttcccacccacctcacTCCCCTCCAAtatctcccccaccctccccagcaaataccccctcacctcctcgtTAAATTTGCTGTTATACGGATGATACCCCCTCGTGATCCTCGTCAGGTCCAGCCACGCCTCCGTCAGGTTCACCCCCTCAATCTTGCCATcgtccgccgccgccggcgcgGGGGGGACCGtctcgttgatgatgacaatCGGGATCAGCAGGGCGAGGTAGACCAGCGTCGTCCAAAACGTCACCGGCCCCGGCCGGAACGAGATGGGGTTGATCATGGTGGGCAACAAACACAAGAGTGCTGTGCTTGGCTCGGTGATATGAGAGAGCTGCTTCTCTTCTTGGTGCGGGGAATCTCAAGACATGTGAAAAAAGCTAAGAGTAATTTAGGTACTGCAAGCCAAAACCGCCGTCAATAGTTCTTGAAAGGGAAAAGTCAATAGGTAACACGCGTGAGTGGGTGGTCGAGTCCGAGTCCCAAAGGTGTGTGTGaatgatggtggagggggacGATGCGGTGCAACCGTTCGAGGTTCGCCAACTGGGCAGTCTCGTCTTTGTTGCGTTGAGGCAACTGGTCGGGACGGAGCCTTCTTCCCTTTGTGGATTCAACACAGTTGGAACCCCTGGGAATTCCTgctgttttcttcttttgcctcTGCAAGTTCAGGGCGATGGGCGATGTCGGGGAAGGCGACGAGATCATCTGAGCATGAGAGGGCTGCAAGAGCTAGGGGAGCTCAAAGGCGGCCGGTGAGTGGGGCTTGCCAAGGCCCGTTGTGCAGCGGGCTTGCATAAGAAATGGCCCAAGCTCCTGCTGATGTCActgagcagcaacaacaaagaATCACAGTATAAACACATGTCTACAATACTTTGAATCTAATGAAATTACAAGTTCTATGTTGCTGTATACTAATTAGACCGTTAGTTCCACTGTGCCTGATTACATGTAAGCCAGACATCCTAACCATCAGAGGTCAAGGATCCAATGATAATGAAACAGCTGAGCCAAGCAACGTTAATAACAGGTCAGATCCCTATCGGTCAGTCGTTCCACCGGTTGCTACCACTAAGCCcccgggggaggaggaggaggcggcaaGTCcatgggcggaggaggaggtgcttCACCCgcaggcggagggggtggtgggggagctgCGTTGGCGTATTGCTGGATGAGCGCGTTCAAGCCGCCAGGGAGGCCGGGAGGAGCACCGcccggaggagggggaggcaaGCTGGGAGGCGCACCGGGCATTCCGGGAGGAGCACCATAGCCGCCGTAGCCAGGATATCCACCGTAGGCCGCATGTCCACCAGCAGGCTGTTGCCATGGGGCCATCCCAGGAGCCgaaggtggcggagggggagcacCGTATGAGTtgtgaccaccaccaccactgccataATAGCTGTCACCGCCATCGCGACCATCACGTCCACCACGATACCCCCGGTCATCACGATCTCCACGGTCGCCACGGTCATCACGATAGTCCCGACCACGGTCTCCGCGATCACGGTCACCACGATCACGGGCCCACGGTGCAGGGCCACCTGAAGGACCGCTGGGAGGACcaccataaccaccaccgccaccatggtGGTCATCACGATCGTTGTTGCGAGTACGCCAGGGAGCAGGACCGCCGGTTGGGGCGCTAGGACCGCGGGCCCAAGGCCGCgaatcaccaccagcaggaCCAGTAGGACCGTTGGATCCAGGCCCGGCTTCGATCATGGCAGGAGCAGCACCAGTGCCGCCAAGTTCTTGCATGAGTTGCTGTAGAACATGGTTAGCATATGGATATCACCACCGAAAGGGACGCAAGGGCAGAACTCACCTCATACTCGCGATCCACagcatcgccgccgccgccgccgataCGGCCGGCAGTGCGGTTAGCCATGGGACCATCATTGCGCCAGCTGGCACCGCGCTGTCTATCGGGACAATCACGAGCCATATGCCCAGCATTGCCGCAAACACGACAGATGATGTTGGCCGTGAAGTTTTGCTTCTCAGGACAGTCATATTTGCGATGACCGATCTGGCCGCAGTTCTGGCATGCCTGGTTCTCGTCGTCACGCAGCGTACCGTTCAAGGCGGCAAGCTCACGAAGTTGATTGCGCTTCAGTTCATTTTGACCCTCGGGAATAGACGCAGCCTGTAGCCAACATGTTAGCGGGTGTCTTCACTCCAGCGCATACGGGGAGGAAAAACTTACAGTCTCAATAATATTGTGAATCAGCTTCTTCGCCTTGttcaccttctcctcggtaTCGGCCATGATGAGACAGTGGAGATCTTCTTCCTGGTTACTGGAGTGAGCGGCGTCAGAACGACCTTTGCCCTCCTTCACGGAGCCCTTGCCGCGAATTGCAATCTTGGCGCCGGATTctgtctccatcttcttgaggGTATTGCCGCGAGGGCCTATGAGTAAACCGACTTTAATACGGAAAACC
The sequence above is a segment of the Podospora pseudocomata strain CBS 415.72m chromosome 2 map unlocalized CBS415.72m_2, whole genome shotgun sequence genome. Coding sequences within it:
- a CDS encoding uncharacterized protein (COG:O; MEROPS:MER0001911; EggNog:ENOG503NV70), which codes for MINPISFRPGPVTFWTTLVYLALLIPIVIINETVPPAPAAADDGKIEGVNLTEAWLDLTRITRGYHPYNSKFNEEVRGYLLGRVGEILEGSEVGGKKGNVTVFDDLRSNVTGLMAGSVVPTPGSAQVAAYFEGTNILVYVRGKGDDEGDWWRSADGGEVEGVRKNERGLVLVNAHYDSVSTGYGATDDGMGVVTCLQVIKYFAHPDHQPERGIVVMLNNGEEDYLYGARALGQHPLNPYIHTFLNLEGAGAGGRANLFRTTDREVTAAYAGTSDPFGTVIASDAFGLGFIRSGTDYSVLYDVYGQRGLDLAFFKPRSRYHTNRDDATHTSKASLWHMLSAAIHTTSKLSGDTGDTFVGARPDGARNKVRNGSPSNGVWFDLFGKGFVNFGLRGMFAWSLTVLVATPLILVLATYILHKLDKYYFFTSSVRTYDQPDFEPVLVGGWKGAFRFPFAFIVSGALSLAVAFLMRKVNPFIIYSHRYSVIAMIFSLFYFTFWSIMRGANFARPSALHRGYVNIWLFILGWATLVAVTVTEDRFKLGAGYPIVFLQTAVCLTTFLTLCELFALPKKTAWGQQVREDHEVHDYYQPQSGNNNTRTESPPPLPQIPHQPSLVPPATRDSNASTLRQGDGNDTDDEDAAVPTERTPLVGGGNATSEHFRTTFATTYRRSITALVNGARKYGQDGDEPFEHEQAWSGRLPSWLWFFQFLILGPFTIILAAQTGLMLVDAVHQTGADGSNLLLPYLIVFAFTVLVLLPITPVIHRISHHIPVFLLVVFVGTLIYNLVAFPFSEESRYKVYFVQQIDLDTADNRVCYNGVDEYVHKIIAELPSASGRNVSCGESKRAELVSCCYDGVDVAPRLGSETPEEDTPIEEIYKSLATVTATRGEGNKAQLEIEADNTKACFLEFKQPISGFNVQGGSEWDDRFGQFPEGGIKQLKLWHRQRGERWVVDVEWKDAEKLEGQVVCAWSDANEAGTIPALDEGLRYSPVWAAITKFAEGLVEGRKGFSV
- the BBP1 gene encoding Branchpoint-bridging protein (EggNog:ENOG503NTZU; COG:A; BUSCO:EOG09263MEM), with the translated sequence MSWRNQGITGSNNIPLGKTRRLHGDGDGNDSSTFSPPPASNNGSVTNGDRDVKRGRSPERGNNDDGPRRRKKRNRWGEATENKAAGLMGLPTAIVANMTSEQLEAYTLHLRIEEITQKLKIDDVVPADGDRSPSPAPQYDNHGRRVNTREYRYRKKLEDERHKLIEKAMKTIPNYHPPSDYRRPTKTQEKVYVPVNDYPEINFIGLLIGPRGNTLKKMETESGAKIAIRGKGSVKEGKGRSDAAHSSNQEEDLHCLIMADTEEKVNKAKKLIHNIIETAASIPEGQNELKRNQLRELAALNGTLRDDENQACQNCGQIGHRKYDCPEKQNFTANIICRVCGNAGHMARDCPDRQRGASWRNDGPMANRTAGRIGGGGGDAVDREYEQLMQELGGTGAAPAMIEAGPGSNGPTGPAGGDSRPWARGPSAPTGGPAPWRTRNNDRDDHHGGGGGYGGPPSGPSGGPAPWARDRGDRDRGDRGRDYRDDRGDRGDRDDRGYRGGRDGRDGGDSYYGSGGGGHNSYGAPPPPPSAPGMAPWQQPAGGHAAYGGYPGYGGYGAPPGMPGAPPSLPPPPPGGAPPGLPGGLNALIQQYANAAPPPPPPPAGEAPPPPPMDLPPPPPPPGA